From the Limanda limanda chromosome 2, fLimLim1.1, whole genome shotgun sequence genome, one window contains:
- the aftpha gene encoding aftiphilin a isoform X3 produces MEPDVIRMYSSSPPPMEDGAEEEEDEFGDFGTFSAVPNSISFTEFDTPTTFNQTQALDATSPPELSNSRGAKVFGSSNATTERPTANGVPASHPGACPSERTETRKVPSCSPDASGSRTVGGELADCNGEGSAVLTNGFGVQGSPSSQSSVLSHVRGTSTEDTGNVLVSSPADDFADFAAFSDAEEFSQTTNKDTNSPSGVSWVGDMSCHAQHCDTEQGTRPEDQHCDAEQGTRPEDQHCDTEQGTRPEDQHCDTEQGTRPEDTLRDTNRTEPNVSGPESRPAPAEALDRSSHTDSDQESSASDDEAVSLNTVDVVVDVVVDGDESEDAAGCNGNDLSPEAPADSEEGQSDEKGSWNETETETSFGRPLSTDALEDYADISTTGSVPSPPLQGEPSTPADHSQLVEDDEDFGDFGDADSFGAQGFADFEELDVEQEQSTPPSSAPAQEVTNTSEDNDFGDFNSPGVLGSGNERQDEGQFEDFPVSDSFGNFSSAVENADGEVDAGWSAFGEQEQPVEGEESWAAFSSEQSVALPAESREEDEVMEEEWHEGDAGGEETSSTGSQAASLSTRLLTLFQSSFPHSTGAALVEEEVASLRILLEPPEDKQPGDEETRSACNRWVQGGVWTQLQDINEALGLRYQWGGSHGNKVLLCCLGIDTRNILFTGQKKQPVIVPMYAASLGMLEPTKEPVKPVSAAEMITSIAQASPLAPERSSCPSDAVQQDALPPVQFDWSSSGLTNPLDGVDPELYELTTAKMDAGSSGSRMADAFARLMSTMEKTSTSTRKPRRDENLSEEAAKVISFLPDLSFMTAKVLMFPATLTPLDSRAASD; encoded by the exons ATGGAGCCAGATGTGATACGCATGTACTCCTCCTCGCCGCCGCCGATGGAGGACGgcgcagaggaagaggaagatgagttCGGGGACTTCGGAACCTTCTCTGCTGTCCCGAACAGCATCAGCTTCACAGAGTTCGACACCCCCACCACCTTCAACCAGACCCAAGCCCTGGACGCCACCTCCCCGCCCGAGCTCAGCAACAGCAGAGGCGCCAAAGTGTTCGGCTCATCAAACGCCACGACTGAGCGGCCCACAGCTAACGGCGTGCCAGCGAGCCACCCGGGCGCTTGTCCCTCAGAAAGAACTGAGACGAGGAAAGTCCCGTCCTGCTCCCCGGACGCCTCGGGGAGCAGGACAGTTGGTGGCGAGCTCGCCGACTGCAACGGAGAAGGCTCAGCGGTGCTAACGAACGGGTTTGGCGTTCAGGGAAGCCCCTCCTCCCAGAGTTCTGTCCTGTCTCATGTAAGAGGAACGTCCACTGAGGACACAGGCAACGTCCTGGTCAGCAGCCCAGCAGACGATTTTGCAGACTTTGCAGCTTTTTCCGATGCTGAAGAATTCAGTCAGACGACGAACAAGGACACGAACAGTCCCTCAGGGGTCAGCTGGGTGGGGGACATGTCCTGCCACGCCCAGCACTGTGACACAGAGCAGGGGACACGTCCAGAGGACCAGCACTGTGACGCAGAGCAGGGGACACGTCCAGAGGACCAGCACTGTGACACAGAGCAGGGGACACGTCCAGAGGACCAGCACTGTGACACAGAGCAGGGGACACGTCCAGAGGACACTCTCAGGGACACAAACAGAACTGAACCCAACGTGTCCGGCCCTGAATCCAGACCTGCTCCAGCGGAGGCCCTGGACCGGAGCTCCCACACAGACTCTGATCAGGAGAGCTCCGCCTCCGATGATGAAGCCGTCTCTCTGAACACGGTGGACGTAGTTGTGGACGTAGTTGTTGACGGGGACGAATCCGAAGACGCCGCGGGCTGCAACGGAAACGACCTCTCGCCTGAAGCCCCTGCAGACAGCGAGGAGGGACAGTCGGACGAGAAGGGCTCTTGGAatgagacggagacggagacgtCTTTCGGCCGGCCGCTGTCGACAGACGCTCTGGAAGACTACGCTGACATCAGCACCACGGGCTCAgtgccctccccccccctccaggggGAGCCCTCCACGCCCGCTGACCACAGCCAGCTGGTGGAGGACGACGAGGACTTCGGGGACTTTGGGGACGCGGACTCGTTCGGCGCTCAGGGCTTTGCTGATTTTGAAGAGTTGGACGTTGAGCAGGAGCAGAGCACGCCGCCCAGCTCGGCTCCagcacaggaagtgacaaaCACCAGTGAGGACAACGACTTCGGCGACTTCAACTCCCCCGGCGTCCTCGGCAGTGGGAACGAGCGGCAGGATGAAGGACAGTTTGAAGACTTCCCTGTCAGTGACAGTTTCGGTAACTTCAGCTCGGCCGTTGAGAACGCCGACGGCGAGGTGGACGCGGGGTGGAGCGCCTTCGGGGAGCAGGAGCAGCcggtggagggggaggagtcgtGGGCAGCGTTCAGCTCGGAGCAGAGCGTCGCCCTCcctgcagagagcagagaggaggatgaggtcaTGGAGGAGGAGTGGCATGAGGGCGATGCGGGCGGCGAGGAAACGAGCAGCACGGGCAGTCAGGCG GCGTCGCTGTCCACTCGTCTGCTGACGCTGTTTCAGAGCAGCTTCCCTCACAGCACCGGCGCCgccctggtggaggaggaggtggcttCACTGAGGATCCTGCTGGAGCCTCCGGAGGACAAACAGCCCGGGGACGAGGAGACGAGGTCGGCGTGCAACAG GTGGGTGCAGGGCGGCGTGTGGACGCAGCTTCAGGACATCAACGAGGCGCTGGGCCTCAGGTACCAGTGGGGGGGCTCGCACGGGAACAAAGTCCTGCTCTGCTGCCTCGGCATCGACACCAGAAACATC CTGTTCACGGGTCAGAAGAAGCAGCCGGTCATCGTGCCCATGTACGCCGCCAGCCTG gggaTGCTGGAGCCCACCAAAGAGCCCGTGAAGCCCGTCTCCGCAGCAGAGATGATCACGTCCATCGCTCAGGCGTCTCCGCTGGCTCCAGAGAGGAGCTCCTGTCCCTCCGACGCCGTGCag caggaCGCGCTGCCACCCGTTCAGTTTGACTGGAGCAGCAGTGGCCTGACCAACCCTCTGGACG GCGTGGACCCTGAACTTTACGAGCTGACGACGGCCAAGATGGACGCCGGGAGCTCCGGCAGCCGCATGGCCGACGCCTTCGCCCGCCTCATGTCCACCATGGAGAAGACCAGCACCTCCACCAG GAAGCCGAGGAGAGATGAGAATCTGAGCGAGGAAGCGGCGAAGGTCATCTCCTTCCTGCCGGACCTCTCCTTCATGACGGCCAAGGTGCTGATGTTCCCCGCCACGCTGACGCCGCTCGACTCCCGGGCCGCGTCGGACTGA
- the aftpha gene encoding aftiphilin a isoform X1 produces the protein MEPDVIRMYSSSPPPMEDGAEEEEDEFGDFGTFSAVPNSISFTEFDTPTTFNQTQALDATSPPELSNSRGAKVFGSSNATTERPTANGVPASHPGACPSERTETRKVPSCSPDASGSRTVGGELADCNGEGSAVLTNGFGVQGSPSSQSSVLSHVRGTSTEDTGNVLVSSPADDFADFAAFSDAEEFSQTTNKDTNSPSGVSWVGDMSCHAQHCDTEQGTRPEDQHCDAEQGTRPEDQHCDTEQGTRPEDQHCDTEQGTRPEDTLRDTNRTEPNVSGPESRPAPAEALDRSSHTDSDQESSASDDEAVSLNTVDVVVDVVVDGDESEDAAGCNGNDLSPEAPADSEEGQSDEKGSWNETETETSFGRPLSTDALEDYADISTTGSVPSPPLQGEPSTPADHSQLVEDDEDFGDFGDADSFGAQGFADFEELDVEQEQSTPPSSAPAQEVTNTSEDNDFGDFNSPGVLGSGNERQDEGQFEDFPVSDSFGNFSSAVENADGEVDAGWSAFGEQEQPVEGEESWAAFSSEQSVALPAESREEDEVMEEEWHEGDAGGEETSSTGSQAASLSTRLLTLFQSSFPHSTGAALVEEEVASLRILLEPPEDKQPGDEETRSACNRWVQGGVWTQLQDINEALGLRYQWGGSHGNKVLLCCLGIDTRNILFTGQKKQPVIVPMYAASLGMLEPTKEPVKPVSAAEMITSIAQASPLAPERSSCPSDAVQQDALPPVQFDWSSSGLTNPLDASGGSSLLNLDFFGPVEDSGSDSSTSIPGVDPELYELTTAKMDAGSSGSRMADAFARLMSTMEKTSTSTRKPRRDENLSEEAAKVISFLPDLSFMTAKVLMFPATLTPLDSRAASD, from the exons ATGGAGCCAGATGTGATACGCATGTACTCCTCCTCGCCGCCGCCGATGGAGGACGgcgcagaggaagaggaagatgagttCGGGGACTTCGGAACCTTCTCTGCTGTCCCGAACAGCATCAGCTTCACAGAGTTCGACACCCCCACCACCTTCAACCAGACCCAAGCCCTGGACGCCACCTCCCCGCCCGAGCTCAGCAACAGCAGAGGCGCCAAAGTGTTCGGCTCATCAAACGCCACGACTGAGCGGCCCACAGCTAACGGCGTGCCAGCGAGCCACCCGGGCGCTTGTCCCTCAGAAAGAACTGAGACGAGGAAAGTCCCGTCCTGCTCCCCGGACGCCTCGGGGAGCAGGACAGTTGGTGGCGAGCTCGCCGACTGCAACGGAGAAGGCTCAGCGGTGCTAACGAACGGGTTTGGCGTTCAGGGAAGCCCCTCCTCCCAGAGTTCTGTCCTGTCTCATGTAAGAGGAACGTCCACTGAGGACACAGGCAACGTCCTGGTCAGCAGCCCAGCAGACGATTTTGCAGACTTTGCAGCTTTTTCCGATGCTGAAGAATTCAGTCAGACGACGAACAAGGACACGAACAGTCCCTCAGGGGTCAGCTGGGTGGGGGACATGTCCTGCCACGCCCAGCACTGTGACACAGAGCAGGGGACACGTCCAGAGGACCAGCACTGTGACGCAGAGCAGGGGACACGTCCAGAGGACCAGCACTGTGACACAGAGCAGGGGACACGTCCAGAGGACCAGCACTGTGACACAGAGCAGGGGACACGTCCAGAGGACACTCTCAGGGACACAAACAGAACTGAACCCAACGTGTCCGGCCCTGAATCCAGACCTGCTCCAGCGGAGGCCCTGGACCGGAGCTCCCACACAGACTCTGATCAGGAGAGCTCCGCCTCCGATGATGAAGCCGTCTCTCTGAACACGGTGGACGTAGTTGTGGACGTAGTTGTTGACGGGGACGAATCCGAAGACGCCGCGGGCTGCAACGGAAACGACCTCTCGCCTGAAGCCCCTGCAGACAGCGAGGAGGGACAGTCGGACGAGAAGGGCTCTTGGAatgagacggagacggagacgtCTTTCGGCCGGCCGCTGTCGACAGACGCTCTGGAAGACTACGCTGACATCAGCACCACGGGCTCAgtgccctccccccccctccaggggGAGCCCTCCACGCCCGCTGACCACAGCCAGCTGGTGGAGGACGACGAGGACTTCGGGGACTTTGGGGACGCGGACTCGTTCGGCGCTCAGGGCTTTGCTGATTTTGAAGAGTTGGACGTTGAGCAGGAGCAGAGCACGCCGCCCAGCTCGGCTCCagcacaggaagtgacaaaCACCAGTGAGGACAACGACTTCGGCGACTTCAACTCCCCCGGCGTCCTCGGCAGTGGGAACGAGCGGCAGGATGAAGGACAGTTTGAAGACTTCCCTGTCAGTGACAGTTTCGGTAACTTCAGCTCGGCCGTTGAGAACGCCGACGGCGAGGTGGACGCGGGGTGGAGCGCCTTCGGGGAGCAGGAGCAGCcggtggagggggaggagtcgtGGGCAGCGTTCAGCTCGGAGCAGAGCGTCGCCCTCcctgcagagagcagagaggaggatgaggtcaTGGAGGAGGAGTGGCATGAGGGCGATGCGGGCGGCGAGGAAACGAGCAGCACGGGCAGTCAGGCG GCGTCGCTGTCCACTCGTCTGCTGACGCTGTTTCAGAGCAGCTTCCCTCACAGCACCGGCGCCgccctggtggaggaggaggtggcttCACTGAGGATCCTGCTGGAGCCTCCGGAGGACAAACAGCCCGGGGACGAGGAGACGAGGTCGGCGTGCAACAG GTGGGTGCAGGGCGGCGTGTGGACGCAGCTTCAGGACATCAACGAGGCGCTGGGCCTCAGGTACCAGTGGGGGGGCTCGCACGGGAACAAAGTCCTGCTCTGCTGCCTCGGCATCGACACCAGAAACATC CTGTTCACGGGTCAGAAGAAGCAGCCGGTCATCGTGCCCATGTACGCCGCCAGCCTG gggaTGCTGGAGCCCACCAAAGAGCCCGTGAAGCCCGTCTCCGCAGCAGAGATGATCACGTCCATCGCTCAGGCGTCTCCGCTGGCTCCAGAGAGGAGCTCCTGTCCCTCCGACGCCGTGCag caggaCGCGCTGCCACCCGTTCAGTTTGACTGGAGCAGCAGTGGCCTGACCAACCCTCTGGACG CGAGTGGAGGCTCATCTTTATTAAACCTGGATTTCTTTGGTCCTGTGGAGGATTCGGGCTCCGACAGCTCCACATCCATCCcag GCGTGGACCCTGAACTTTACGAGCTGACGACGGCCAAGATGGACGCCGGGAGCTCCGGCAGCCGCATGGCCGACGCCTTCGCCCGCCTCATGTCCACCATGGAGAAGACCAGCACCTCCACCAG GAAGCCGAGGAGAGATGAGAATCTGAGCGAGGAAGCGGCGAAGGTCATCTCCTTCCTGCCGGACCTCTCCTTCATGACGGCCAAGGTGCTGATGTTCCCCGCCACGCTGACGCCGCTCGACTCCCGGGCCGCGTCGGACTGA